One segment of Desulfosudis oleivorans Hxd3 DNA contains the following:
- a CDS encoding type I restriction endonuclease subunit R: protein MTPAGYTEDALIEQPAIALFKELGWETVNAYHEFEQGGSTLGRETKGEVILALRLRSALLRLNPDAPTEAIDQTIEDLTRDRSRMSPAAANREVYHLLKHGVRVPVPDPEGDGETVEVVRIIDWENPGKNDFLLCSQFWVTGEMYTRRADLVGFVNGLPLLFIELKATHRRLETAFTGNLNDYKDTIPQMFWPNGLVILSNGSQSRVGSITAGWEHFSEWKKIGSEDEAGKISLETMLRGVCEPARLLDLVENFTLFQEAPGGLIKLTAKNHQYLGVNNALAALTDIRQREGKLGVFWHTQGSGKSVSMIFFAQKVMRKQPGNWTFVIVTDRQELDGQIYKNFASAGVVTEGRAQAESSKHLRQLLGEDHRYIFTLIHKFRAPEMISTRDDIIVITDEAHRSQYDTLALNMRTALPNAAFLAFTGTPLIVGEEKTRQVFGDYISVYDFRQSVIDGATVPLYYENRIPELQLVNDNLNEEMARLLEEAELDEAQEKKLEREFSREYHLITRDDRLEAVAKDIVAHFTGRGFSGKGMVICIDKATAIRMYDKVKKHWAAKIATLEAEKDTAPIEALPETEDRLAWMKETDMAVVVSQGQNEIAEMANKGLDIRPHRKRVVEEDLDTKFKKPDDPFRLVFVCAMWMTGFDVPSCSTLYLDKPMRNHTLMQTIARANRVYPGKVSGLIVDYAGVFRNLEKALAIYGAGEGGDKPIEDKAALVAALRQVLEETGALCQEQGVGLAAIRSADGFARVGLLDDAVEALVVSEEIKRRYLDLANAVQRLYKAVLPDPAAHAFVAEVTPVKVIADKIRVLAPPADISQVMQQVEELLDRSIATEGYVFREIVPPFGHEHQIDLSDIDFEKLAEKFKTGRKRTINEKLKGAVARKLMIMVRLNRTRMDYLEKFQAMIDAYNAGSLNAEAFFEQLMAFAGSLNEEEKRGVSEQLNEEELVLFDLLTKPRIEMSEADRNKVKVTARELLATLKTGKLVLDWRKRQQARAEVRVPIEKVLDKGLPRAYTPELFEQKTAAVFQHVYEAYCGAGQSIYAAA, encoded by the coding sequence ATGACCCCTGCCGGATACACCGAAGACGCCCTGATCGAACAGCCGGCCATCGCCCTGTTTAAAGAACTGGGATGGGAAACGGTCAATGCCTATCACGAGTTTGAACAGGGCGGGAGCACGCTGGGCCGGGAGACAAAAGGCGAGGTCATCCTTGCTCTCCGGCTGCGGAGTGCCCTGCTGCGCCTTAACCCGGACGCGCCGACCGAGGCCATTGACCAGACCATTGAAGACCTGACCCGGGACCGTTCGCGCATGAGCCCGGCGGCCGCCAACCGGGAGGTCTATCATCTGCTTAAACACGGCGTGCGCGTTCCCGTGCCCGACCCCGAAGGCGACGGTGAAACGGTAGAAGTGGTGCGAATCATCGACTGGGAGAACCCGGGCAAAAACGACTTTCTGCTCTGCTCGCAGTTCTGGGTGACCGGCGAGATGTATACCCGCCGGGCCGACCTGGTGGGTTTTGTCAACGGCCTGCCCTTGCTGTTTATCGAACTTAAAGCAACACACCGCCGCCTGGAAACCGCCTTTACCGGCAACCTGAACGATTATAAAGATACCATTCCTCAGATGTTCTGGCCGAATGGCCTGGTCATACTTTCCAACGGCAGCCAGAGCCGGGTGGGCAGTATCACCGCCGGATGGGAACACTTTTCCGAGTGGAAGAAAATCGGCAGCGAGGATGAGGCGGGCAAAATCTCGCTGGAGACCATGCTGCGCGGCGTGTGCGAACCGGCCAGGCTGCTGGACCTGGTAGAGAACTTCACCCTGTTTCAGGAAGCGCCCGGCGGGCTGATCAAGCTGACGGCCAAGAATCATCAGTACCTTGGGGTCAACAACGCGCTGGCCGCCCTGACCGACATTCGGCAACGGGAAGGCAAACTGGGCGTGTTCTGGCATACCCAGGGCAGCGGCAAGAGCGTTTCCATGATCTTTTTTGCCCAGAAGGTGATGCGCAAGCAGCCGGGCAACTGGACCTTTGTGATTGTCACCGACCGCCAGGAACTGGACGGACAGATTTACAAAAATTTCGCTTCGGCCGGGGTTGTCACCGAAGGCCGCGCCCAGGCCGAAAGCAGCAAGCACCTGCGGCAGTTGCTGGGTGAGGATCACCGCTATATTTTTACCCTGATCCACAAATTCCGTGCGCCGGAGATGATCTCCACCCGCGACGACATCATCGTCATCACTGACGAAGCCCACCGCAGCCAGTATGATACTCTGGCGCTGAACATGCGCACGGCTTTGCCGAACGCGGCTTTTCTGGCCTTTACCGGCACGCCGCTGATCGTAGGCGAGGAGAAGACGCGGCAGGTATTCGGTGATTACATCAGTGTTTATGATTTCCGTCAGTCGGTGATTGACGGCGCCACAGTGCCCCTCTATTACGAAAACCGCATTCCTGAACTGCAACTGGTCAACGACAACCTCAACGAGGAGATGGCGCGCCTGCTGGAAGAGGCGGAACTGGATGAGGCCCAGGAGAAAAAACTGGAACGGGAATTTTCCCGGGAGTACCACCTGATCACCCGCGATGACCGGCTGGAGGCTGTGGCCAAGGACATTGTCGCGCATTTCACCGGTCGGGGCTTTTCCGGCAAGGGTATGGTGATCTGCATTGACAAGGCCACGGCCATCCGCATGTACGATAAAGTGAAAAAACACTGGGCGGCAAAGATCGCCACCCTGGAGGCGGAAAAGGATACGGCGCCGATTGAAGCCCTGCCTGAAACCGAAGATCGCCTTGCCTGGATGAAAGAGACCGATATGGCAGTGGTGGTTTCGCAGGGGCAGAACGAAATCGCCGAAATGGCGAACAAGGGGCTGGACATCCGCCCGCACCGCAAGCGCGTGGTCGAAGAAGACCTGGATACCAAGTTCAAAAAACCGGACGATCCGTTCCGGCTGGTATTTGTCTGCGCCATGTGGATGACCGGCTTTGACGTGCCAAGCTGTTCCACCCTCTATCTTGACAAGCCCATGCGCAATCACACGCTGATGCAGACCATTGCCCGAGCCAACCGGGTCTATCCCGGCAAGGTCAGCGGCCTGATCGTGGATTATGCCGGGGTGTTCCGAAACCTTGAAAAGGCGCTGGCCATTTATGGCGCCGGCGAGGGCGGCGACAAGCCGATTGAAGATAAGGCCGCGCTGGTGGCGGCGCTGCGGCAGGTATTGGAAGAAACCGGGGCCTTGTGTCAGGAACAGGGGGTGGGTCTTGCGGCCATTCGATCTGCTGATGGGTTTGCCCGCGTGGGCCTGCTTGATGATGCCGTGGAGGCGCTGGTTGTTTCAGAAGAGATCAAGCGCCGTTATCTTGACCTGGCCAATGCCGTGCAGCGGCTGTATAAGGCTGTGCTGCCCGACCCGGCCGCGCATGCGTTTGTCGCCGAGGTGACGCCCGTCAAGGTGATTGCGGATAAAATCCGCGTTTTGGCACCGCCGGCCGACATCTCCCAGGTCATGCAACAGGTGGAGGAACTGCTTGACCGCTCCATTGCCACTGAGGGTTACGTCTTTCGCGAGATTGTTCCGCCTTTTGGCCACGAGCACCAGATTGACTTGAGTGATATTGACTTTGAAAAGCTGGCTGAGAAATTTAAGACCGGCCGCAAGCGCACCATCAATGAAAAGCTCAAAGGGGCTGTGGCGAGGAAACTCATGATCATGGTGCGGCTCAACCGCACTCGCATGGATTATCTGGAAAAGTTCCAGGCGATGATCGACGCCTACAACGCCGGCAGCCTCAATGCCGAGGCGTTCTTTGAACAACTGATGGCTTTTGCCGGGAGCCTGAATGAAGAAGAAAAACGCGGCGTAAGTGAACAATTAAATGAGGAAGAGCTGGTACTGTTTGACCTTTTAACCAAACCACGGATTGAAATGAGCGAGGCGGATCGCAACAAGGTGAAAGTCACTGCCCGGGAACTGCTGGCCACACTCAAAACTGGCAAACTGGTGCTGGACTGGCGCAAGCGGCAACAGGCGCGGGCTGAAGTCCGAGTCCCCATTGAAAAGGTGCTTGATAAGGGGCTGCCAAGGGCCTACACACCGGAACTGTTTGAGCAAAAAACAGCGGCTGTTTTCCAGCATGTCTATGAGGCTTACTGTGGTGCGGGACAAAGTATTTACGCGGCGGCATAA
- a CDS encoding type II toxin-antitoxin system RelE/ParE family toxin translates to MDDSRIELREYLTEDGDNPFHKWLNSLKDRFARARIRVRLNRVRLGNFGDCKPVGKGVNELRVDYGPGYRVYYGKSEMTIVILLCGGSKKSQSKDIQLAQAYWADFQRRTK, encoded by the coding sequence ATGGATGATTCCAGAATAGAACTCCGCGAATATTTAACCGAAGACGGAGACAACCCCTTCCATAAATGGCTTAATTCACTGAAAGACCGATTCGCACGTGCGCGAATTCGCGTTCGATTGAATCGTGTAAGGCTTGGAAACTTTGGTGATTGCAAACCTGTTGGAAAAGGTGTGAATGAGTTACGGGTGGATTATGGCCCAGGATATCGGGTTTATTATGGGAAATCGGAGATGACCATCGTGATTTTACTGTGCGGAGGTTCTAAAAAATCTCAGTCAAAAGATATTCAGTTGGCACAAGCATATTGGGCTGATTTCCAAAGGAGAACGAAATGA
- a CDS encoding addiction module antidote protein, giving the protein MKKVTEKYENNLKADLLDPVEAAEYLNAALADGSHEVFLMALKDVANAKGISEIARETKLNRENLYRILSTQGNPKFKSLSSVLHSVGLKLSVEVENRA; this is encoded by the coding sequence ATGAAAAAAGTAACAGAGAAATACGAAAATAATCTCAAAGCAGATCTTCTCGATCCTGTTGAGGCCGCAGAATATTTAAATGCCGCACTGGCGGATGGTTCCCATGAGGTGTTCTTAATGGCCTTAAAAGACGTTGCAAATGCAAAGGGTATTTCTGAAATTGCACGAGAAACAAAACTCAACCGTGAAAATCTTTATCGAATTCTTTCAACACAAGGCAATCCAAAATTTAAAAGCCTAAGTTCTGTGCTTCATAGTGTCGGCTTGAAACTGTCTGTTGAAGTAGAAAATCGAGCTTAA
- a CDS encoding cysteine desulfurase family protein — protein MTRPIYLDYNGTTPLDPEVLEAMRPFWETEFGNPSSAHWYGIRPRQAVEAARRQVAGLLGCLAEEVLFTSGGTESNNHAILGMARALRHKGRHIVTSTIEHPAVLEVCQYLEKEGFETTRVAVNELGMVDPAAAEQAIRPDTILVTIMHANNEVGTVQPIAEISERVRARGITMHTDAAQSLGKIPVNVSTLGVDLLSVAGHKIYAPKGIGALYIKKGLALEKFCHGAGQETGRRAGTENVTGIVGLGKACEIATRDLEVNRVHMKDMRDRLHSGISERVADMRLNGHPENRLPNTLSMAFKELEANRLLEEICLEVAASAGAACHSDTVTLSHVLEAMGVPVEWAKGTLRFSTGRMTTAEEIDRTVEVVAEAVARLRKS, from the coding sequence ATGACCCGACCCATTTATCTTGATTACAACGGCACCACGCCCCTTGATCCGGAAGTGCTTGAGGCCATGCGGCCCTTCTGGGAAACGGAATTCGGCAACCCGTCCAGTGCCCACTGGTACGGTATTCGGCCCAGGCAGGCCGTGGAAGCGGCCCGGCGCCAGGTGGCGGGTTTGCTCGGCTGCCTTGCCGAAGAGGTCCTTTTCACCTCCGGCGGTACGGAATCCAACAACCACGCCATACTGGGCATGGCCCGGGCCCTGAGGCATAAGGGCCGCCACATTGTCACCAGCACCATTGAGCACCCGGCGGTGCTGGAGGTGTGCCAATACCTGGAAAAAGAAGGCTTTGAAACCACGCGAGTTGCGGTGAATGAGTTGGGCATGGTGGACCCGGCAGCCGCGGAACAGGCCATTCGGCCTGACACCATTCTGGTGACCATCATGCATGCCAACAACGAAGTGGGCACGGTGCAGCCCATTGCCGAAATTTCCGAACGGGTAAGAGCACGCGGCATTACCATGCACACGGACGCGGCCCAGTCCCTGGGCAAAATCCCGGTGAATGTTTCAACCCTGGGCGTGGACCTGCTGTCTGTTGCCGGGCACAAGATTTACGCGCCCAAGGGCATCGGCGCCCTTTATATAAAAAAAGGGCTGGCCCTGGAAAAGTTCTGCCACGGCGCTGGCCAGGAAACCGGCCGGCGGGCCGGAACCGAAAACGTGACCGGCATTGTCGGTCTGGGCAAAGCCTGTGAAATTGCGACCAGGGATCTGGAAGTGAACCGGGTACACATGAAGGATATGCGCGACCGGCTGCACAGCGGGATCAGCGAGCGGGTGGCGGATATGCGGTTAAACGGCCACCCTGAAAACCGGCTGCCCAACACGTTAAGCATGGCCTTTAAAGAGCTGGAAGCAAACCGCCTGCTGGAGGAGATCTGTCTGGAGGTGGCGGCCTCGGCCGGGGCCGCCTGTCACAGCGACACGGTCACCCTTTCCCATGTGCTGGAGGCCATGGGCGTGCCTGTGGAATGGGCCAAGGGCACCCTGCGGTTTTCAACGGGCCGCATGACCACTGCCGAAGAGATCGACCGGACCGTGGAGGTGGTGGCCGAAGCGGTGGCCCGGCTGCGTAAATCATAA
- a CDS encoding DUF5661 family protein, whose product MKLPEYITVDEVKRVCNEIGLRDWSEITDPSVSEAEASTILKIVNVQGMDIPLEAFRKGLEVELEHGTRFEDANVTNNHPVLTGKIVLAHLKETMDYYERIEVAEIEGDLLKAVLSKNIDKIGSKYKKLIEAQKALNQSVAEQLKRGD is encoded by the coding sequence ATGAAACTGCCGGAGTATATAACCGTTGATGAGGTAAAACGGGTCTGCAATGAAATCGGTTTGCGGGACTGGTCCGAAATCACTGACCCGTCTGTTTCGGAGGCGGAAGCGTCCACGATCCTTAAGATAGTGAATGTCCAGGGAATGGATATCCCTCTGGAGGCCTTTCGAAAGGGGCTGGAGGTGGAGCTTGAACATGGGACAAGGTTTGAGGATGCGAATGTAACGAACAATCACCCGGTTTTGACGGGAAAAATCGTGCTCGCGCATCTCAAAGAGACCATGGATTATTATGAAAGAATCGAGGTCGCGGAAATAGAAGGCGATTTATTAAAAGCGGTGTTGTCGAAAAATATCGACAAAATCGGCTCGAAATACAAAAAGCTCATAGAGGCTCAGAAAGCACTGAATCAATCGGTTGCCGAACAATTAAAAAGAGGCGACTAG
- a CDS encoding CDP-alcohol phosphatidyltransferase family protein: MHQRPSLKPDWIKHLEDRIAGRVPYPPALLSSVKLFIITPALYLSFKQVGWFPNASAWVFFLFLCFWALDYLAASVTRARCPDSAFDRIYNRITDYPLLFMVALACMGIVPSALIIAKLSLDCILLVQFFLNPHSTENWIRSTISYTVLVSLLFLSQGWAGGYINAEFVNALLLVNIAFAAIIGLYNVRMFQLRFVADVLSGANLLCGLFSMYFAYYGRIEISLLFLLMGELFDGFDGAAARKFGGTRWGVYSDDIADGVNYGIAPGVALFFIIGGWEGFVTGFIYGFFTISRLVYFTLNKEAADPDFFSGVPSPIGGLIVICSLILFQSAPVLLGLSVGIACVQMVSFDAYYRHVGRAFFSGQKQYILGLPLYAMALILGAFVWGIRVSVALLLVIALAYGFAPSYRRIKQVMTKSAASE, from the coding sequence ATGCATCAACGCCCCTCATTAAAACCGGATTGGATCAAGCACCTGGAAGATCGTATCGCGGGGCGGGTGCCCTACCCGCCCGCGCTCCTTTCTTCAGTCAAGCTGTTCATTATTACGCCGGCTTTGTACCTTTCTTTTAAACAGGTCGGCTGGTTCCCCAACGCTTCGGCATGGGTGTTTTTCCTGTTTCTGTGTTTCTGGGCGCTGGATTACCTGGCTGCAAGCGTTACGCGGGCCCGCTGCCCGGATTCGGCATTTGACCGTATTTACAACCGTATTACCGACTACCCCCTGTTGTTCATGGTGGCCCTGGCTTGCATGGGGATTGTGCCCTCCGCCTTGATCATCGCCAAGTTATCACTGGACTGCATCCTGCTGGTTCAGTTCTTTCTTAATCCGCATTCCACGGAAAACTGGATCCGTTCGACCATTTCTTATACGGTTCTGGTGTCCCTGCTGTTTCTCAGCCAGGGATGGGCGGGCGGCTATATAAACGCGGAATTCGTCAACGCGCTGCTGCTGGTCAACATCGCCTTCGCCGCCATCATCGGGTTGTACAACGTCCGGATGTTCCAGCTGCGGTTTGTTGCGGATGTGCTGTCCGGGGCCAACCTGCTGTGCGGCCTGTTCAGCATGTATTTCGCGTATTACGGCAGGATTGAAATCAGCCTGCTGTTCCTGCTGATGGGGGAGCTGTTTGACGGGTTTGACGGCGCCGCGGCCCGGAAATTCGGCGGCACACGCTGGGGTGTCTATTCGGACGACATTGCCGACGGCGTGAACTACGGGATTGCCCCGGGGGTTGCCCTGTTTTTCATCATCGGGGGATGGGAGGGGTTTGTCACCGGTTTTATTTACGGGTTTTTCACGATTTCGCGGCTTGTCTATTTCACACTCAACAAGGAAGCGGCGGACCCGGACTTCTTTTCCGGTGTTCCCAGCCCCATCGGCGGACTGATCGTCATCTGTTCGTTGATCCTTTTTCAATCAGCACCTGTCCTGCTCGGCCTGTCCGTGGGTATCGCATGCGTACAGATGGTATCGTTTGATGCTTATTACCGCCATGTTGGCCGGGCCTTCTTCAGCGGTCAGAAACAATATATTCTTGGGCTTCCGCTCTATGCCATGGCCCTGATTCTGGGGGCCTTTGTATGGGGAATCCGTGTTTCCGTCGCCCTCCTGCTGGTGATCGCCCTGGCTTACGGATTTGCCCCATCGTACAGACGGATAAAACAGGTCATGACCAAAAGTGCCGCATCGGAATAA
- a CDS encoding putative bifunctional diguanylate cyclase/phosphodiesterase, with protein sequence MFSIFPKDDHDQTLRIKRFLMAFGAYVIWSAICYVGYFLGLTKVPLYILSAGVAGSFIVNILLYLIFRTGLNKKFQDKSLTLIQMVIATFWIMVVVYYAYEARSAVLLVYMVVLVFGLFRLRIRQFLFLSIFALVNFSAVIFVLYKLQPGYINVRVDIFNIVVLAFILPWFSVVGGYITNLRASISRAFTTIELLTNNIEDIVFVVDLDLNYTYVSPSVKILRGYEPEAVMKQALSDSFAPSSLDLAMRTLSEAVALGKSGGTEYNKSRTLQLEIKKKDGTTVWTETKFSFVRDKNKQTVGILGVSRDITERRLAEEKIRYLATHDNLTELPNRTLFGQMLGRAIKFAQRYQRQFAVLFIDLDRFKIINDTMGHDAGDQLLKEIASRFRQSLRAVDVVGRLNEKDSVVGRLGGDEFVVLIEEVTNLSQVATVAQKILNTAIKPMVLLGEECRVTASIGISVYPDDGEDERTLMKKADMAMYFAKEEGKNNFQFYSQNTHSPAFERFFVEAELRHALERNELYLDYQAKLDFKTGAITGSEALLRWRNPGLGLVAPTQFLPVAEETGLIVPIGRWVMKTACAQNVAWQRQGLPPVTVAVNLSLRQLMDDKLIEDIRTALEASGMAPNLLELEITESIVMHKPAPLIELLARIKSLGVRIALDDFGTGYSSLAQIKHLPVDTLKVDRSFIRNLQQNPDDREIIEAVIAMGRALSLNVIAEGVETLAQDTYLREHICDEMQGFYFSKPVAPDQFADLLSKHTTPSST encoded by the coding sequence ATGTTCAGCATCTTTCCTAAAGACGATCACGACCAGACTTTAAGAATCAAACGCTTTCTCATGGCCTTTGGCGCATATGTTATATGGAGCGCTATCTGCTACGTTGGTTATTTTTTAGGATTAACCAAGGTGCCGTTGTACATCCTGTCTGCCGGTGTTGCAGGCAGCTTTATCGTAAATATTCTATTATATTTAATCTTCAGAACCGGATTAAATAAAAAGTTCCAAGACAAGAGCCTGACCCTTATCCAGATGGTGATAGCCACCTTCTGGATCATGGTGGTTGTGTATTACGCCTATGAGGCCAGAAGCGCGGTCCTTCTTGTTTATATGGTTGTGCTTGTGTTCGGACTTTTCAGGTTGAGAATCCGGCAATTTCTTTTTCTGTCGATTTTTGCCCTGGTTAATTTTTCCGCGGTTATTTTTGTACTTTATAAATTACAGCCCGGATACATCAATGTTAGAGTGGACATATTCAACATTGTGGTCCTGGCGTTTATTCTTCCATGGTTTTCCGTGGTCGGCGGATACATCACCAACCTCAGGGCCAGCATTTCCAGGGCCTTTACAACCATTGAGCTGCTGACGAACAACATCGAAGATATCGTTTTCGTTGTGGATTTGGATCTGAATTATACCTATGTCAGTCCTTCTGTTAAAATTCTGAGGGGATACGAACCGGAAGCGGTGATGAAACAGGCGCTGTCCGATTCCTTTGCCCCTTCCTCCCTGGATTTGGCCATGAGGACGCTATCCGAAGCCGTGGCGCTGGGAAAATCAGGCGGTACAGAATACAACAAATCCCGGACGCTCCAGTTGGAAATCAAGAAAAAAGACGGGACTACCGTGTGGACGGAAACAAAATTTTCCTTTGTCCGGGATAAAAACAAACAAACGGTTGGTATTCTGGGGGTAAGCCGGGATATTACCGAACGCAGGCTCGCCGAAGAAAAGATTCGATACCTGGCCACGCACGACAACCTGACGGAACTCCCCAACCGCACCCTGTTCGGTCAGATGTTAGGTCGGGCAATCAAGTTTGCTCAGCGTTATCAGCGGCAGTTTGCCGTTTTATTCATCGATCTGGACCGATTCAAGATTATTAATGATACCATGGGGCACGATGCCGGTGACCAGCTGTTGAAAGAGATCGCCAGCAGGTTTAGACAATCGCTGCGGGCAGTTGATGTTGTTGGTCGGCTAAACGAAAAAGACAGTGTTGTCGGCCGTCTGGGGGGAGACGAATTTGTTGTACTGATCGAGGAAGTGACGAACCTGAGCCAGGTGGCAACCGTCGCCCAAAAAATACTGAACACCGCCATTAAACCGATGGTTCTTCTGGGGGAAGAGTGTCGGGTAACAGCCAGCATCGGCATCAGCGTATACCCGGATGATGGAGAGGACGAACGCACCCTGATGAAAAAAGCGGACATGGCCATGTACTTTGCCAAAGAAGAAGGCAAGAATAACTTCCAGTTTTATTCTCAAAACACACATTCACCGGCATTTGAACGTTTTTTCGTCGAAGCGGAATTGCGTCATGCGCTGGAGCGCAATGAACTGTATTTAGACTATCAGGCCAAATTGGATTTCAAAACCGGCGCCATCACGGGTTCTGAAGCCCTGCTGCGCTGGCGGAACCCCGGACTGGGTTTAGTGGCACCAACGCAATTCCTTCCGGTAGCCGAAGAAACCGGATTGATCGTACCCATCGGCAGATGGGTAATGAAGACCGCCTGCGCCCAGAATGTCGCCTGGCAGCGTCAGGGGCTGCCACCGGTCACCGTGGCAGTCAACTTATCGCTTCGTCAACTCATGGACGATAAACTCATAGAAGATATCAGGACCGCGTTGGAAGCTTCCGGCATGGCGCCCAACCTTCTGGAGCTGGAAATCACTGAGAGCATTGTAATGCATAAGCCCGCGCCCCTGATTGAATTGCTGGCCAGGATAAAAAGCCTGGGTGTACGGATTGCGCTTGACGATTTCGGCACCGGCTACTCTTCCCTCGCCCAGATAAAACACCTTCCAGTCGACACCCTCAAAGTGGACCGATCGTTCATTCGCAACCTTCAGCAAAACCCGGACGACAGAGAGATTATCGAAGCGGTCATCGCCATGGGCAGGGCGCTGAGTCTTAATGTTATTGCCGAAGGCGTGGAGACGCTGGCTCAGGACACCTATCTGCGAGAACATATCTGCGATGAGATGCAGGGGTTTTATTTCAGTAAGCCGGTTGCGCCTGATCAGTTTGCCGATCTGTTGAGTAAGCATACGACACCATCGTCAACATGA